From Gigantopelta aegis isolate Gae_Host chromosome 11, Gae_host_genome, whole genome shotgun sequence, the proteins below share one genomic window:
- the LOC121385027 gene encoding uncharacterized protein LOC121385027, with protein MDPSCYREEAHFPTGKHCTNYAAEVEALIHAANIISTREENCSRVVFLTDALSALQALEKNKLDRLSEALQPISSVNQVVLQWIPAHCGIPGNENADRLTKLGAAKEQEDNWVAYEEMKSHIKYLNRPLKQTNDYYLLSRQEQVIIFRLRTGHNRLNQHMHRRNSRHFVISSKNRLNGTYLP; from the exons ATGGATCCTAGTTGCTACCGAGAGGAGGCACATTTTCCTACAGGGAAACACTGCACAAACTATGCTGCAGAGGTTGAGGCTCTCATTCATGCTGCCAACATCATCAGCACTAGAGAGGAGAACTGTTCACGTGTCGTCTTCCTGACTGATGCTCTCTCTGCCCTCCAGGCTCTTGAAAAGAACAAGCTTGACAGACTTTCAGAAGCCCTACAGCCTATCAGCAGTGTTAACCAAGTCGTGCTGCAATGGATCCCTGCTCACTGTGGCATACCAGGAAATGAAAATGCAGACAGACTGACAAAACTGGGTGCAGCTAAAGAACAGGAGGATAACTGGGTGGCATACGAAGAGATGAAATCTCATATTAAATATCTGAATAGACCTCTCAAACAAACCAATGATTATTACCTGCTGTCCCGTCAGGAACAGGTCATCATTTTCCGACTAAGGACTGGACACAACAGGCTGAACCAGCATATGCATAGGAG GAACTCTCGCCATTTCGTTATCTCGTCCAAGAACCGACTGAACGGGACTTATCTGCcgtaa